Proteins co-encoded in one Natronorubrum daqingense genomic window:
- a CDS encoding DUF7282 domain-containing protein — translation MSSGLTFGTIKRVVAILIAIAVVLAAGIVVGQAPTLFGVEDDPEASIEFDDQQSDGENVTIEEVSLSDGGFITITDSSDEPLAVSEYLGSGTHEDVTIDRDEDADDELVGQLTATVHQDTTNDEEFVHEESEGEDDQPYLEGGFPVEDTATVMTTDDDDSFSDSFAVESIDAPTSATTDESIEITAEIRNPTEIETQQNVELRLGGTVLEQRPLELGGGESSDVTFDVETSGSPPGEQPVGVYTEGDGEIQTIDLEFHTDPSVDVVDASDERVTADVAIPTEGALVIEDEDGTVLASSEQLDPDEHEDVSADFEDDADVDDEAELTAALYDGDPDETGAPLEDEDTGEPIEETFTIAEVEEEADAADDADDEDDADDSDE, via the coding sequence ATGAGTTCAGGACTGACGTTTGGCACGATCAAGCGCGTGGTCGCGATTCTGATCGCGATCGCGGTCGTGCTCGCCGCCGGGATCGTCGTCGGGCAGGCACCCACACTCTTCGGCGTCGAGGACGATCCCGAAGCGTCGATCGAGTTCGACGATCAACAAAGCGACGGCGAGAACGTGACGATCGAGGAAGTGTCTCTCTCTGATGGCGGCTTTATTACCATTACCGACAGCAGTGATGAGCCCCTCGCCGTCTCCGAGTACCTCGGGTCCGGGACGCACGAGGATGTGACCATCGATCGCGACGAAGACGCCGACGACGAACTCGTCGGCCAACTCACCGCGACGGTTCACCAGGACACGACGAACGACGAGGAGTTCGTCCACGAGGAAAGCGAGGGCGAAGACGACCAGCCCTACCTCGAGGGCGGATTCCCCGTCGAAGATACCGCGACGGTAATGACGACCGACGACGACGATTCGTTCTCGGATTCCTTCGCCGTCGAATCCATCGACGCACCGACGTCGGCGACGACCGACGAATCGATCGAAATCACCGCCGAAATCAGGAACCCGACGGAGATCGAGACCCAACAGAACGTCGAGCTCCGCCTCGGCGGGACCGTCCTCGAACAACGGCCCCTCGAACTCGGCGGCGGCGAATCCAGCGACGTAACGTTCGACGTCGAGACGAGCGGCTCCCCGCCCGGCGAGCAACCGGTCGGCGTCTACACCGAGGGTGACGGTGAGATCCAAACGATCGACCTCGAGTTCCACACCGACCCCAGCGTCGACGTCGTCGACGCGAGCGACGAGCGCGTGACGGCCGACGTCGCGATTCCCACCGAAGGAGCGCTCGTGATCGAAGACGAGGACGGAACCGTTCTCGCCTCGAGCGAGCAACTCGATCCCGACGAACACGAGGACGTGAGCGCGGACTTCGAAGACGACGCCGACGTCGACGACGAGGCGGAACTCACCGCAGCCCTCTACGACGGCGATCCGGACGAGACCGGCGCGCCACTCGAGGACGAAGACACCGGCGAACCGATCGAGGAGACGTTCACGATCGCCGAGGTAGAAGAGGAAGCGGACGCAGCCGACGATGCAGACGACGAGGACGACGCAGACGATAGCGACGAGTAA
- the rnz gene encoding ribonuclease Z yields MPLRVTFLGTAGAIPTTDRNPSSIFVAREGEQLLFDVGEGTQRQLMRFGTGFSVSQIFITHLHGDHVFGIPGLLQTMAFNDREESLTIHTPHGTRRKISGLVNALGNRPSFPVHINEVGDGDVAHGSEDYEVRAFATDHDARSVGYALVEDDRKGRFDRERAEELGVPVGSKFSTLHEGDSVELEDGTVVEPEQVVGDPRPGRSIVYTGDTRPTTETIEVADEPDLLIHDATFADDWADRAAKTAHSTARQAAEIANRAGADRLALMHLSSRYAGHTGDHLEQAREVFDGEVFLPDDGDELEISYPDA; encoded by the coding sequence ATGCCACTGCGTGTGACGTTTCTGGGGACGGCTGGGGCGATTCCGACGACCGACCGCAACCCGAGCAGCATCTTCGTCGCTCGCGAAGGCGAGCAGTTGCTCTTCGACGTCGGAGAGGGAACCCAGCGCCAGTTGATGCGCTTTGGAACTGGCTTCTCGGTCTCACAGATATTCATCACGCACCTTCACGGGGACCACGTCTTTGGCATTCCGGGACTGCTCCAGACGATGGCCTTCAACGACCGCGAGGAGTCGCTCACGATCCACACGCCCCACGGAACCCGTCGCAAAATTTCGGGACTGGTGAACGCGCTGGGCAACCGTCCGTCGTTTCCGGTCCACATTAACGAGGTCGGTGACGGCGACGTTGCCCACGGCAGCGAGGACTACGAGGTGCGAGCGTTCGCCACCGATCACGACGCTCGCTCCGTCGGCTACGCGCTCGTCGAGGACGACCGAAAGGGGCGATTCGACCGCGAGCGCGCCGAAGAACTCGGCGTCCCCGTCGGCTCGAAGTTCTCCACGCTTCACGAGGGCGACTCCGTCGAACTCGAGGACGGAACCGTCGTCGAGCCCGAGCAAGTCGTCGGCGACCCTCGCCCCGGTCGATCGATCGTCTACACGGGCGACACGCGACCGACCACGGAGACGATCGAGGTCGCGGACGAACCAGACCTGTTGATCCACGACGCGACGTTCGCTGACGACTGGGCCGATCGAGCCGCGAAGACGGCCCACTCGACGGCCAGACAGGCGGCCGAAATCGCGAACCGGGCCGGTGCGGACCGCCTCGCACTAATGCACCTCTCCTCGCGTTACGCGGGTCACACCGGTGACCACCTCGAGCAAGCCCGCGAGGTGTTCGACGGCGAGGTGTTTCTCCCGGACGACGGCGACGAACTCGAGATTTCCTACCCAGACGCTTAA
- a CDS encoding ABC transporter permease, with amino-acid sequence MDNREHEDATTDRTTDREETDGRESGSSGRDDDPAGKLRGGSPAGDRRDASPPGERRDNPSGASVVDLARQPVVTAWTTYLTLLLALIAVGFGLFGIFSDAIGNGVVDTADGLTGLESTVEAAVSIPLTGTPYLAIVLAVFVGAFLGWRLERDRSTTYVTAGIGTGVATFVFWTLTALFGTIPLEVSIDISSLFVNAILAGITAGLVAVGGVWATRTRAPNALEVQERPRRTRRTRDARTSRDGRANSDTRESSVTRAGSDGREAREHDETRETRVSNDTQPGHDTQTGRDTRDED; translated from the coding sequence ATGGATAATCGAGAGCACGAGGACGCCACGACCGATCGAACCACCGACCGTGAGGAGACCGACGGACGAGAGAGCGGTTCTTCTGGACGTGACGACGACCCGGCAGGTAAACTGCGGGGCGGATCTCCGGCAGGTGATCGACGGGACGCATCTCCGCCAGGTGAACGACGGGACAATCCGAGTGGAGCGTCGGTCGTCGACCTCGCCCGGCAACCGGTCGTCACCGCCTGGACGACGTATCTGACGCTGTTGCTCGCGCTCATCGCCGTCGGCTTCGGCCTGTTCGGCATCTTCAGTGATGCCATTGGCAACGGCGTTGTCGACACGGCCGACGGCCTCACGGGCCTCGAGTCGACGGTCGAGGCGGCGGTCTCGATTCCGCTTACGGGAACCCCCTATCTGGCGATCGTCCTCGCCGTCTTCGTCGGTGCGTTCCTCGGCTGGCGACTCGAGCGTGATCGATCGACGACGTACGTAACCGCCGGAATCGGCACGGGTGTCGCGACGTTCGTCTTCTGGACGCTCACGGCGCTGTTTGGGACGATTCCACTCGAGGTGTCCATCGATATCAGCAGTCTGTTCGTCAACGCGATCCTCGCCGGAATTACCGCCGGACTCGTCGCTGTGGGTGGCGTCTGGGCCACGCGAACGCGAGCACCGAACGCTCTCGAGGTGCAAGAGCGGCCGCGGCGTACTCGACGCACGCGAGACGCCCGAACGTCGCGTGACGGCCGAGCGAACAGCGACACTCGAGAGAGCAGTGTGACTCGCGCCGGAAGCGACGGCCGGGAGGCCCGAGAACACGACGAAACGCGTGAGACGCGGGTCAGCAACGACACGCAACCGGGTCACGACACACAAACTGGTCGCGATACTCGAGACGAGGACTAA